TAGGAGTCCCTTGCTGTATATGCTCTTGATCTGTGTCCAGGCTGTGGTGGTCAGCGGTATTAGTCTGACGGGACTGATCATGACTCGGCCCAGGCTGGGAGTCAGCCTTAGAGCCATGTTCCTTCGAGAGAAGAAGAGCCCCACCCCCTTCCTGCAGTTTGTGGAAGTTTCCCAAGTTCCCCTCTTCCACAGAGGAAAGTTATCTGTAAATCTGGAATTCATTTGTCTTTTGACCCCATGGATAGGTGGTGCCGACTGCAGCGGAGGGAGGTCCAGAGGAGCCCATAACTGTGGCCCACATCGTGGTGGAGGCCACCTCTCTGGCAGCAGACATCAGCCATGCTCCTGACCTTGTTGGTAAGCGGTTGTCCATGGGTCGCCCTCAGCTCTGAGTCATTGACTTGATTATAGTCAGGGCTGGAGGGTCTTCACTGCTCACATCCTCCAATCTCCCAAGAGCAAGGCCTGTCCTCTCCGCAGAGGGGCCCAAGCCTTGTGTGAGCCTGGACCTTCCTTACTGCCCTGGAGTATCGGGGGCATTTGGGAATGTTCAGTCTATGCACCACTATGAACTTCTCCCTCTTATGTGCTGTCGCAGGCTGTTTCTGGCCCTGTCCTCAGCATCTTCTCCACATCCCTGCCACCCCAATTTGACCTTCCTGCCCCTAGGCAGCCCCTATCAGTGTACACCACATGGTCCCTTGTCCCAGCAGTTGCCTTTGTAGGATCAGTAGGTGGACAGGCTGTGGCAGATGTCTCGGCTGGCCCTGACTTGTTGCTTGACCTTGGTTTTCATCCCTTTGCTTGTTTACACTGGCATGGATCCTTGCCCTGATTCTTGATGGGCTTTTATGAGCATATAACGCCAAGCCTCTTTGATGGCTAATGCTTTCAATTTAAGTACTCactggtgtgcagtgggaagggGGGCTACTAAGAAGCCCGAGCTGGGTCAAGTGCTCATTAATTGGAGACTGCTGGCTATGCAGGGAGCATTCAAAGGGCATTCGGGGCTTGAGCAGGTGAAGGAGCCAAGGACCGAGTTCAGGAAAGGGATGAGTGGCTGAGTGTTCAAAAGGGTAATGGGGCTGAGTCCAGTGTGGTTGATGTTGGGAAAGGAACGATCATGGCTCTGCAGGGACTAAGGCAGATGAGTGAACGGGCAGTTGGACAGGAAAGAATTGGGACCATGGGTAGAACTTGACCTTGAGAAGCTATGAGAATCAATTgggacaggaagaggaaggatctGTTGACAAAGCCAACCTGGGGCTTGGGAAGGGAGCCTCTAAGTACATTACCCTTCCCAGTGAGGCACCTGGACACCTGTCTGGCTTTCCAATGCCTTTCTCAATGTTCCTGCAACAGGAAACTCACTCCTTGACAGTCAGACTTAGGAATGTTGTCATGTGGGGGTGGGGCCCTGCTCCTGCCCTGACACAGAGTTTAGTTTCTGTAGTGGGAGGTGTTATTTGGGAAAACAAGTTCACTGGGTTCTGTTGTATAACCAGGCTCTGCCAGCTGGGTCCTTTCCCGCCCACTCCCAGTATTCAAGCTTTTGTTTAGCACAGCAGTCCTTACTTCAGGGACCCTCTTCTTCTCCTGTACCTTTTGTAGGCACCCCAAGGGGAGAGGAGTCAGGGTCACCAGCATTTCTGGTGACCTGGGTAAGAAAAGGTGGTGAGTGCTGCATGGAGTGGCTGTATCAGCACTAGGCTCTTGGCATCTGGCCTAGCAGACGTGTTTCCTCTTGGGCCAGTGCACCTGTACTCCTCACCCATCAGGCCTCTGTCCTTTGGGAGCACTGGGCTGGAGCACGGGTGAGAAATACCCTTAATTGTTTGAGTCATGGTGCTCACTCATTCTGTTTTGAGAGAACAGCTTGTCACAACAAGACCAGCTGGATGGGAAGGTTTCACAGCTAGTTCCCACTCACCGCTTTCATGAGGAGAAAATGTGAAGTGTGTTTATAGTATGGCTTTGCACACTGTCAGATTCCAAAGCATCCTGTGAGAAGTGCAGAAacctgacttcctttctctcgCCATCTCAGATGTCCAGTTTCTCCAGTCAGGTCTGGACAGGGATTGGGCAGCACCCAGATCTATCTTTTCTTTGTATTGGTGAAACTGGAGCCACCCAGCAGAAAAATGCAGGGAGCTGAACTAGAATGTTCACTGCTTATTTCCCCGAGGATCTGGGTGTAAAACCCTTGTGTCTCTTGCTTTAGGGATGGATATCTCCTCATGGAGAATGCCCACATTAGGGCCCTGAGCTACAGGCAGCTCTACTGACCCGAACGTGGTCAAGCACATGTCAGGCTGCCTCTAATAGGTGCTGCATAGATTTCCCTCAGTGCAGACTGGATTCAGGCTCTAGGCCCTGGGGTGGTGTGTGGTCtagacagttgtgtggctttccTGTGGACTCCTGTGGAGGGATCCCCATGGGCAGGGCCTATAGTAGTGATAGGTCTTGAGGCTTATGTTAACTTGCCTCTCCTCAGGAAGTGGGCACATCAAAGAGGTCATTGTGGCTGCCGAGGCAGAGCCAGGGGATGGCGAGATGGCAGAGGTTCCAGGCAGTCCTAACCATCAGGAACTTGGGCTTATTGGGGAGGGCGAGCAGGCCCAAGTCAAGCTGCTGGTGAACAAGGAAGGCCGCTACGTGTGCATGCTATGTCACAAGACCTTCAAAACGGTGAGCCCCTGGGGCCAAGGCCCGTTGGCTCCCCTGCCTACTCCTGTCCAGTGAGGTTCCTTGAGCCttactgcccctcccccacagggcAGCATCCTCAAGGCCCACATGGTAACGCACAGCAGCCGCAAGGATCATGAGTGCAAGCTCTGTGGTGCTTCCTTTCGGACCAAGGGCTCGCTTATCCGGCACCACCGGCGGCACACTGGTGAGTGAAGTGGGGTCAGAGCTACACTCAGTAGCCTGTGGACAGGCTCTGGGGGCACCCTACAGCTGGCCTGTGTCCCTGGATGAAGAGACGGGGCTCCATGCCTTGTGTCCCCTAAACACAGGACACTGTGCCACACTGAGGGCTGATTGTCCTTTCACAGATGAGCGCCCTTATAAGTGTGCCAAGTGTGGGAAGAGCTTCAGGGAGTCAGGTGCGCTGACTAGGCACCTAAAGTCTCTTACTCCATGCACAGAGAAGATCCGCTTCAGCATGAGCAAGGACACAGTTGTGGGCAAAGAGGAAGTGCCTGCAGGTCAGCTTGGTGGGGAGGCAGCCTGAGTTCTTGGGACAGCTGTTGTCAAAATTGGCTGCCGGGCTCTTCAAGGACTCATTGAACTTTTCCTTAAAGGGTCCAGTGCCTCCACTGTGGGGACAGTTACATCATCAGTGACAGGAGACCCCATGGAGTCATCGCCTGTGATTCACCTGGTGACAGATGCCAAGGGCACTGTCATCCATGAAGTCCATGTTCAGATGCAGGAGCTTCCCCTGGGCATGAAGGCCCTTGCTCCTGAGGTAGGTGCTGCTCTGCCCTTTGATCACACAATGCTAGGACTCAGAAACTGCCTGCAGCAGGTCCAGGAGTTACAGCTCACCCCACCCTGGGAGGCACATGGGTTGTGGGGAGAGCTCCTTAGATGGCGTGTGCAGGCAGGGAAGCTGCCAGGGTTTGAGGTGAAGTCCAGGGAGAATGAGCTGGAATTTAGTCATGGAGAACAGGCAGCTGGCAGTGCACCATGGGGTTGCCATGTGGCGTGGGTGAGAATGGGTACCCTGTACTGGGCTGCCTGACAGGCCTccgtccttccttctttccccctaCCTCCCTTACAGCCCCCAGACCCTGAGGAGCTCCCCTGTTCCAGCGAGAACAGCCGTGAGAATCTGCTTCATCAGGCCATGCAGAATTCTGGCATCGTCCTCGAGCGGGTTGCTGGGGAGGAGAGTACTCTGGAGCCAGCTCCTCCCTCTGAGTCCAGTCCCCAGTCCCTGGGAGAGGGACCCCCGGAACTGCCACTGCTGGAGGTGGAGCAGATAGAGACAGTAGGTTTCCATTACTGGCATGATCTTTCTGTGAGGTTGGCCCAGTGTCTGATTAGTGGCTGGGGGTAGAAGGGGCTGCCACCTCCTAATGCACTtagcttttttattcttttgagacacagtctaaTGTAACCCAGGGTGTCCCAAATTTACTATGGAGCCATTGTTGGCCTCAGTTTTTGATCCTCCTGGTTCTGCTGAATACTGGACTCGGGGACATGCACCGCTGTGCCTGGCTTGAAAAGCGCATTGCTTTCTGCTGTGATTTTGTTCTCTATTAATTTCTTTACCTAAGGCCATAAGGCCAAGAGAGAAGAGGGCTGGCTCTTGTGTTTGGCACCTTCGGAGTGTAGTTACAGGAGGTGCTAGTGGTTGGTCTCTGGTCCCCCAGCAGGTGGCCAGTGAAGCTTCAAAGGTGCCTAGGACACACCCATGCCCTCAGTGCAGTGAGACTTTCCCAACAGCAGCCACCTTGGAGGCCCACAAGAGAGGTCATATAGGTGAGTAGCAGGGAGAGTAGGCCTGTGGGCTGGCAACTAGTGGGCTTGTGGGTGGTGAAAATGGCCTAATGCTGAGTGTGGCTTCAGGGCCGAGGCCATTCACCTGCAcacagtgtggcaaggccttcccCAAAGCCTACCTGCTCAAGAAACACCAGGAGGTGCACGTGCACGAGCGCCGCTTCCGCTGTGGAGACTGTGGGAAGCTTTATAAGACCATCGCTCATGTGCGGGGCCACCGACGTGTCCACTCAGACGAGAGGCCTTTCCCTTGTCCCCAGTGTGGCAAGCGTTACAAAACCAAGGTAAGCCTTTGGTCCTGCAATCCTTATGCTTGTACCCACCCTCCATTGTCTTAACTGGGGGTCTGGCTGTGTCCCCTTTCACCTTTTTCCCAGCCTagacctgggggtgggggctaTGGTTGAGGACAAGCTGTCACCGAAGGGTTTCCCTAGAATGCCCAGCAGGTGCACTTCCGGACACACCTAGAAGAGAAGCCCCACGTGTGCCAGTTCTGCAGCCGAGGCTTCCGGGAGAAGGGCTCACTGGTGCGGCATGTGAGGCATCACACGGGCGAGAAGCCTTTCAAATGCTACAAGTGTGGCCGTGGCTTCGCAGAGCACGGCACACTCAACCGGCACCTGCGCACCAAAGGTCTGAGCCACAGGTGGCAGGAGAGGGTGAGGGCTGGGGTCAGTTGTCCCTGACTGACTGAGCTGAGCTTCCCTGTTGGCAGGGGGTTGCCTGCTGGAAGTGGAGGAGTTGCTGGTATCTGAGGAGAGCCCCTCTGCGGCTGCCACTGTGCTGGCAGAAGACCCCCACACCGTGCTGGTGGAGTTCTCCTCGGTGGTGGCTGACACCCAGGAGTACATTATTGAGGTAGGTACAGGGCGGGGGGCAGTGGGACTCGggccagcccaggctgacctaatTGGCTTTCCAGGCTACTGCAGATGACACAGAGACCAGTGAAGCCACTGAGATCATCGAGGGCACCCAGACAGAGGTGAGGGTCTAGGGGAGGTAAGGGAGGATCATCAGGCTGCTGAGCTGTCCCTCGAGCTGAACTGTGGTCCTTGCAGGTGGACAGTCACATCATGAAGGTGGTACAGCAGATTGTGCACCAGGCTGGTGCTGGGCACCAGATCATCGTGCAGAATGTGACCATGGACCAGGAGGCAGCACTGGGCTCAGAGGCAGCTGCTGCTGACACAATCACCATTGCCACTCCCGAGAGTCTCACTGAACAAGTGGCCATGACACTGGCTTCAGCAATCAGTGAGGGCACTGTGCTTACAGCCCGTGCAGGTCCAAACAGTGCTGAACAGGCCACTGTGACAATGGTGTCATCAGAGGACATAGAGATCCTGGAGCATGGAGGAGAGCTGGTCATTGCTTCACCAGAGGGTCAACTTGAGGTGCAGACTGTCATCGTGTAGCTTGAAAGCCTCTGCTGTGGTGGAGTGAGGACCCAAGTGCCTGCCCACACCTGCCCGCTCAGAAGACTGAAGTTCAGGCCCAGAGGAGCTGAGAGACTGTGGATatgcagggtttttgtttgttttttgctttacaataaaacatgaaaatctgCAGCTTGTGATGTTAAGGTTGAGGCAGCCTCTGGCTGGCACCACTGCCTTCATAGGTACCCTTTAGCCACAAACTTGGCTTGCAGCCCTAGTGGCGCCTCAAGGCGCGTAGGTGTCTCTGGCATGTTGACAGACGCCTCTTGATGCTGTCCTACCCGGCTGGATCCCGGACTCCAGCTTTCACAGGCCTGCTTGGGTGTGAGGGGTTCCTTCTCACCTGTCATATCGGGGACTGCAGGGGGCTAGGGGTTGGTCTAAAGACCTAGGACTCTGGATCAGCCTGAGTAGCTGATGCTTTCCTCTGTGATGGGCAGGTGTTGGGGAAGCTGCAGAAGTCAGCAGGCTAGGCTGGTCTCCTGATTCATTATCCTGTTTCCCTGATGGGCTGCAACTCAAGGCAACTTATTCTGGGCCATCTAGTTTCAGAGGTGGAAATGAGAGAGGCTGGCTGTGGGCATGGTTGTCCCTCACTGTAGTGCTGCTGAGATTCTTCTAGGGGGCTGCCAGGGGCTTCTGCCATGATTCTAAGTAAGTGGAACTGGTTTGGCATATGCCCTGTCTCTCGGGTCTCTGGAATGGGAGCCAGGTCTGGAATCCACCCCATGGAAGGGGCGGTTCCTGTTGTAGTCCAGCCCCTTCCTGGTCTAGGGCTTCAAATACCTGTGGGTGCTTTGGAACCAGAGCTACTGTATCCAAGACTGCAGTTCATCTTGGGCCACATGAGGCCCTTAATCTGGATTGAATCTCTCTGACTGACTCAGGACCCTTGAGTTTTTGATAGCACCTTATTCACAACCCAGGTAAGTCTAGGGGCTGGGCTGGAGGCTGGGTGGGAACAGAGGCCTCCCATCCTTGGAATGAGAGGTCATCATatgcccccctccccagcccacacacgtacacactgaAGAAACATGGAGAATGCAGGGATGCAGAGCAATGTGGGCGCCAGACCTAGTTGGTTACAGCTGTGCTATGGCCTGGTATGGGTTGGTGTTACTCTGGGACATTCCTGTCTCCAGGCTTCCTGCTTTGCCATGGGTTGGCCCTGGGCCTTGCTGACAGCACTTTGGGCACTGGGGGCCATGGGGGCCACAGCGCTGCGTATTGGAGCCTTCAACATTCAGAGCTTTGGTGACAGCAAAGTGTCAGATCCAGACTGCGGCAGTGTCATAGCACAGGTGAGGCCCAGTGGGGTAGCAGAGGAACAGGATGAGGGtaatgggggcggggggggggtgggaggtggggcacAAGATGGGACTAGGAGCTAGGCTCTGGGCAATTAGGCTGATTGGGACAGTGTACCTGTGGGTTCTTCCTTCAGATCCTGGCTGGCTATGACATCGCCCTGGTGCAGGAGGTACGAGACCCAGACCTGAGTGCAGTGTCCTTGCTCATGGAGCAAATTAACAGGTGTGGCAGGGCCGGGCACCACAACCCCAGCCAGAATCACAAGCTTGGTTTGGTGTCTTGACCCAGGGACTGGCGCATCTCTCCACAGAGTGTCCAAGCACAAGTACGGTTTTGTGAGCAGCAAGCCACTTGGACGTGACCAATACAAGGAGATGTATCTGTTTGTCTAcaggtgaggggtggggtgaCGGGAGGGGACACTGGCAGGGGTGACCAGCTCCGCAGACCACTTGGTCCTCTGCTCCCAGGAAAGATGCGGTGTCGGTTGTGAGCACATACCagtacccagacccagaagatgCCTTCAGCCGGGAACCTTTTGTGGTCAAATTCTCAGCTCCTAGCTCTGGTGAGGCTGATGCTGCCCTCTCCCAGACCTGCCTCTGCCAGGCTGTCCATGAATCTCATGCTCCCACCTCCCTTCCACAGCCGCCAAGGAGCTCGTGCTGATCCCCCTGCATGCAGCACCGCACCAGGCAGTGGCAGAGATCGATGCCCTCTACGATGTGTACCTCGATGTGATTGACAAGTGGAACACCGATGTAGGCCACCCCCTCCTCCGCTCCCTAACTCACATCCCAGAATACTAAAGGTGTGCTCAGGTCTGGACCACTGGCGCCCTGATTTACCGCTGTGCTTGCCCACAGGACATGCTGTTTCTGGGCGACTTTAATGCCGACTGCAAGTACGTCAAGGCCCACGACTGGGTATCGATCCGCCTGCGCAGCAGTGAGGTGTTTAAGTGGCTCATCCCTGACAGTGCGGACACCACAGTGGGCAACTCCGACTGTGCCTACGATCGGATCGTAGTGAGTGGCGCCCACCTGCGCAGGAGCCTGAAGCCCCAGTCAGCCGCTGTTCATAACTTTCAGGAGGAACTGGGCCTAGATCAGACGCAGGTGAGTGTGGGGTTGGGCTCATGAAGAGGGACCCGGTAGACACACCAGCCCACTCAGGAGGGGCTCACAGAAATACTTGCCGTGAGTTTACACTGCTGTTCCCTCTACAAAGGCAGCCATAGCCAAGGATCCTTCGTGCCAGTCCCCCAGGAAGGGACCGTTGGCATATTTCTGTTCCTTTGCCACATGGGGGCACCATGAGACCCACGGGTGGCCACCCGGACTTTACCATCCCCCTTCTCAGCTGGGACTTGTTTCTCTGCTGAACTGCTGAGGCTCCACCCCTCTCCTTCCAGGCTCTTGCCATCAGCGACCATTTTCCTGTGGAAGTGACCTTCAAGTCTCACTGACAGCTGAGGCCTGGCCAGGATACGCCACCTGCAGACTCTGTCCCTAAGGAATAGCATCATAATGGATCACTGGGTGGCGGgccacccacccactgagaataCAGGGCAGGGCCAGCTGGTGTGGACAGTGGCCATGGGCACATTACAGGATTACTGGGCGCCTGTTTCCTGTCTGTAAGGAGTGCTGACATCACGTGATCTACCTCATAGGGCTGCTGTGGAAAGCACCAGAGCAGCACGCACTAACTGCATGCTTAGTGAACAAGCCGTTCTTGGCCAGCATTACCCACACGTTGGATGAGGCCTCTGTGCCTTCTGAGACCTCGGTTCCTAGGCTGTAAAACTTGGTCTTAATGCCCAGTAGATCTCTTTCCATTGCTCTCAAGGAAATGGATGGCTTAGCTTGTCCACTTCCAGCCTGGTGGAAACCGGTCACTTCTAGACCATGCCAGTTCCCTGTTCTTATTTCCTTTGTACAAACTTCAAACGGTTCCCGTGCTCATTCTGCCCTTCAGGGATCCTGACACACTCATCTGAAGCAGAGGCTGGGTTCTTATCTTGCTCTGCAGGAGCAAGGGAGGCTGCACCCACCCAGTATGTGAGCTGTTCTGGACCTTTCTGGGGAGGAACCCCACACAGCAAAACAAAGGCACCTGCTTGGCACTCAAGTCCTGCCCAGAGCCCACGCCCGTGCTTGGGTTGAGTCCTTCAAAGGAGTCTTACGGTCTTATGTAGCTTCTTCCCCGGAGTCCTGGGCAAGGCCTGAGGATGGAGGTTTATGCTCGGGTGGGCCATCACTTTAGGAACAGGAAATTGTCCCGTGGACATAAGACTCTCGTGAGGTTTCTGGTTGTTAAAACTtctcatctttgtgtgtgtgtatttatttttgtgtgtgtctatggaggTCAATAAAATATCTTTAGTGGCATTAGAGAAATCGGTCTGAGTCACACAGAAAAAACCCCTTGTGATGAGTTAGgaaagtttgtttgtttcttttagcatttctgggaattgaaccaaggacCAGAACGTGCTAGGTAGGTGCTCAATCACACCTCATTCTCAACCTACAAGTCTGGCTCTTGCAAAATCTACGCACAATTCAGGACTTTGCACTGAATAAGCAGTACTGGGCTGAGCACGCGACTCAGTTGGCAGTGCTAGCCTAGCAcgcacgaagccctgggtttggtccccagtacGCAGAGGTTGAGGGAGGAGAGGCAGTCCTCATCTAGGGCAGGAACAGTGGCATGGTCACAGGAAGGTAACAACCCTTTAGTCCTCCTCCACATTCCTGTTCCTCAGGTTCTTCTGATAGCTGTCTGTTCTTTCTAAATGAAAATGTACATGCCCTTACATTTCCTCCGGCGATCTTAGTAGATAACTGGGGACAGAGACTGTCTGGCCTTAAAGGTTCCAAAAAGGCAGCCAGTAAAAGGCCAAGGATAGGCCAACCTGCAGACATTGTTCACAATTCTGCTTTAAGATGGACaagcaggccgggcggtggtggcgcacgcctttaatcccagcactcgggagacagaggcaggcggatctctgtgagttcgagaccagcctggtctacagagctagttccaggacaggctccaaagccacagagaaaccctgtctcgaaaaaaccaaaaaaaaaaaagatggacaagCAGTGTGACGTTTTGTGTTCACCAGGCAGAAGGGTGCTTGTGGTTGGAGCTGTAAGGTGGTAGGCTTCAAGGAACAGCTTCTTTGGATGAGCGTGTGACTATGGATAGCCAGAGGTCAAGGGGTATCtgccttgttttgagacaaggtgtcccACTGGCACTCACTAATTAGGCCAGAGGATCCTAGGGATCTGCCTGTTCCTGTCTACCCAGTACTGGATTACAGTGCACCCACCATGACTTGCTTCTTATCAAGCTCACGATGGCATGGTGACCACTTTATTGACAGACCCATCCCCCCCTGCTAACAGGACTGCTTAaaaaaacctgtgtgtgtgtatgtgtaccacgtgcatgcagtGTCCTTGGAGCAGAGAGGGCACTGGCTCCCAGAGTTACAGagggttatgagccaccatgtgggttctggggattgaacctgggttctgtgcaagagcagtcagtgctcttaaccaccaagccacctctccTTCCTGAACAGGACATTTTTAAGGTCAGGAACACAAGAGCTAAGAATTTTTAAGTTGAAAAATACCTTGTTTATAATCCTTGGGACCAGGGAGACCCCAGAAGGCACGCGTGACCAAACATCCGTGGGGCTTTAGCCCCTCTTTTGCTTGAGCTTTTCCAAGTACACTTGCAGGGACTTCTGGATAGAGTCTCGGGAGATGAAGCTGACGAAATACTGGATGTCAGCCTCCCGCTGCTTGATCAGGTTGTCTGCCGTGGCCTTTCGCATCATGCTCTTGGTCAGCTGCCGAGAATGGTCTAAAGAAAATGGGGCTACTTGTGAAATTCACCTTCAGAGAATGTGGGGCCGTTCCTGCTGTTCTACATTTTCTGCAGGTGTTGAAACACAGGCTCTCAGAAAATCACAGAGAGAGCTGGGTATCAGCTACGGCGGgatagggagttcaaggtcatcctgattGAACACCTtgtcaaaatgaacaaaaatacaaCGTAGAAGCAGACAGGAGGGAACTGTATGAgtttgttattgctgctgctgaGACAGTCTCTCCAGGGTGGTCTTTAACTTGTAGGTCTTTTTCAGTcccctgggtgctaggattatagtcacatgccactatgcctgcttgccttaaaaaaacaaaaaaccacccagcactcgggaggcagaggtaggcggatctctgtgagttcgagaccagcctggtctacagagctagttccaggacgggctccaaagccacagagaaaccctgtctcgaaaacaaaacaaaacaaaacaaaaaaccaggtatgaccttttaaaggtttatttattatgtatacagtgctctgcttgtgcatatgcctgtaggccagaagagggcaccagatctcattatagatg
The Microtus pennsylvanicus isolate mMicPen1 chromosome 11, mMicPen1.hap1, whole genome shotgun sequence genome window above contains:
- the E4f1 gene encoding transcription factor E4F1 isoform X6, which codes for MAEVPGSPNHQELGLIGEGEQAQVKLLVNKEGRYVCMLCHKTFKTGSILKAHMVTHSSRKDHECKLCGASFRTKGSLIRHHRRHTDERPYKCAKCGKSFRESGALTRHLKSLTPCTEKIRFSMSKDTVVGKEEVPAGQLGSSASTVGTVTSSVTGDPMESSPVIHLVTDAKGTVIHEVHVQMQELPLGMKALAPEPPDPEELPCSSENSRENLLHQAMQNSGIVLERVAGEESTLEPAPPSESSPQSLGEGPPELPLLEVEQIETQVASEASKVPRTHPCPQCSETFPTAATLEAHKRGHIGPRPFTCTQCGKAFPKAYLLKKHQEVHVHERRFRCGDCGKLYKTIAHVRGHRRVHSDERPFPCPQCGKRYKTKNAQQVHFRTHLEEKPHVCQFCSRGFREKGSLVRHVRHHTGEKPFKCYKCGRGFAEHGTLNRHLRTKGGCLLEVEELLVSEESPSAAATVLAEDPHTVLVEFSSVVADTQEYIIEATADDTETSEATEIIEGTQTEVDSHIMKVVQQIVHQAGAGHQIIVQNVTMDQEAALGSEAAAADTITIATPESLTEQVAMTLASAISEGTVLTARAGPNSAEQATVTMVSSEDIEILEHGGELVIASPEGQLEVQTVIV
- the E4f1 gene encoding transcription factor E4F1 isoform X5; amino-acid sequence: MEGAMAVRVTAAHTAEARAEAGREAGEGGVAAAAALSSGGFLGLPAPFSEEDEDDVHRCGRCQVEFTALEDFVQHKIQKTCHRTPQEALPTTPPATALLGQEVVPTAAEGGPEEPITVAHIVVEATSLAADISHAPDLVGSGHIKEVIVAAEAEPGDGEMAEVPGSPNHQELGLIGEGEQAQVKLLVNKEGRYVCMLCHKTFKTGSILKAHMVTHSSRKDHECKLCGASFRTKGSLIRHHRRHTGSSASTVGTVTSSVTGDPMESSPVIHLVTDAKGTVIHEVHVQMQELPLGMKALAPEPPDPEELPCSSENSRENLLHQAMQNSGIVLERVAGEESTLEPAPPSESSPQSLGEGPPELPLLEVEQIETQVASEASKVPRTHPCPQCSETFPTAATLEAHKRGHIGPRPFTCTQCGKAFPKAYLLKKHQEVHVHERRFRCGDCGKLYKTIAHVRGHRRVHSDERPFPCPQCGKRYKTKNAQQVHFRTHLEEKPHVCQFCSRGFREKGSLVRHVRHHTGEKPFKCYKCGRGFAEHGTLNRHLRTKGGCLLEVEELLVSEESPSAAATVLAEDPHTVLVEFSSVVADTQEYIIEATADDTETSEATEIIEGTQTEVDSHIMKVVQQIVHQAGAGHQIIVQNVTMDQEAALGSEAAAADTITIATPESLTEQVAMTLASAISEGTVLTARAGPNSAEQATVTMVSSEDIEILEHGGELVIASPEGQLEVQTVIV